The genome window GACGGCGAGCTCCCGATCAACACCTCGGGCGGGCTCAAGTCGAAGGGCCACCCGCTCGGGGCCAGCGGCGTCGCACAGGTGTACGAGATTTACCAGCAGGTCACCGGGAACGCCGGTCCGCGACAGGTCGAGGCCGACACGGGGCTCGCCTGTAACGTCGGCGGGTTCGGGAACTGCGTGACCACCACCGTCTTGGAGGGAAGCCAATGAGCGACAACGAGCACGACGACGCGACCGGAAGCGACGGCGAGGAGTCCGGCGGCGACGAACCGACGTTCGAGGCGGCGGAGTACGCGGACGGGACGGTCACCTACCCGCCCCACACCGTGAGCCCGAACGGCGCCGAGCGCGTCGGGACGGTCGACCTCCGCGAACACGAGGCCCGGGTGATCACGTGGACGACCTCGACCGCGACGCCCCCGGGCGTCCGCGAGCCGAACACGCTCGCGATCGTCGAGTTCGAGATGGGCGACGAGTACGACGGCCCGCCGGTCCGCGCGCTCGGGCAGATCGCGGAGCGCGAGGACGACTCCGGGAAGTCGTTCGACGTCGACATCGGCGACCGCGTCGAGCCGGTGTACGCCGACGAGTTGCGCGAGCCGGGCGCCGGCATCCGCGAGCCGGAGAGCCAGGACTGGGACGGGTTCCGGTTCCGACCGGTCGAGTAGCCGGACTTCTCCCCCGATTCGAGCCTCAGACCCGGAACCGCGCCGCGTCGGAGGCGGCGAGCGCGCCGAGCCGCTCCTCGTGGACCCCGTCGAGCGTGTACACGTCGGGTCGGTACCGGATCTCCTCGGTCGCCCCGTGGACCTCCCGCAGCCGGCGCCGCACCCGCTCGACGTCCGCCCGACCGAAGTAGTTCGGCGTGAACACCAGCACGGCGTGGTCCGTCTCGCCGAACGCCTCGCGGCCGGCGCGGGTCGTGACCTCCGCGTCCCAGAACCGCCCGGCTTCGACATCTTCGACGACCGCTTCCCAGAACTCGTCGACCGTCTCGGCGGGGCGCTCGACGAGCCACTTCCCGCTCAGGTACGTCGTCTCCAGCGCGAGGCGGTCGACGTCGCGGACGGTCTCGGGGTCGGCCGGGAGCGACGCCACTCGCTTCGGGTCGACTCCCGGCAGGTCTGCCTCGCTCGTCGCGGCCGGCCGCGTCACGTCGTGGTCCGGAAAGTAGCCGTCGCGGGCCTGCCTGGGAAATCCGGTCACGTGCTTGACCCGGAGCCAGTGCCACCCCTCCTCGTCGATTTCGGTGGGCGAGCGGTCTGTGACCATAAGACGGGTTGCGCGCCGCGAGGCAAAACCGTCCCGGCCGTCACGCCCGACGAGAGGACGCGCCCGCGGCGCTAGGGAGACTGGCTCGCGGCGCTCAGATCCGGCGGTAGTCGCCGAGCCGCGTCCCGTCGAGCAGGTACGCGTCCCCGGCCGGGAGCGCGGCGGGGAGGAACGGCGCGAGGAACGACTGCCCCTCGACGTTCACCCACGTCCCGCCCGACCGCTCGTTGAACGCGGGGAAGACGACGAGTTCGGGCGGGTCGGTGTCGCTGGCGTCCCCGACACCGTCCGCGCCGTCCTCGGCGAACGCCGCGGGGTCGAGCTCGCCGCGGAGCCACGCGCGCTCGACGCGCGAGCCGCCGACCGCGTCCTCCAGTCGCACTTGGGGGTGTTCGTGGCCCATACACACCACGTCGGCGTCGAGGAGCGCCGGGTCCGGCCACGTGTGGCCGTGGCAGACGGCGACGGTATCCCCGAGCACGCCGCCGCCGGCGCCGATCACGTCGAGGTCGTCCGCGAACGCCGCCGCGACGCCCGCGTCGTGGTTCCCCTCGACGAGCGTCATCGGCACGCGGTCGGTGACGGCGCGGATCAGGGTTTCCAGCTCCGCGCGCTCGTCGCCGTCGGGCGCTCCGATCCGGTGCGCGAGGTCGCCGAGGACGACGAGCCGGTCGGCGGCCGTCTCGGCGACGAGACCGCAGAGTCGCTCGCGCCGCGCGTCGGCGCGGGAGTCCAGTTCGACGCCGCGCTCGTAGCGCAGGCCGACCTCGATGCCGGCGTGGACGTCGGCGACGAGCAGCGCCCGCTCGTCGTTGAGGTCGGCCACGGCCGCCGGCTCGCCGACGACCGGTTCGACGGTGGTCGGCTCGCCCCGCGCCATCAGATCGGCTTGAGGAGCCCGTCGCCGGGCTCGTAACACTGCCCGCTCATCAGCGCGTCCTGGATGGCGTCCTCGACCGCGCCGGGGTCGACGCCGTGCTCGTCGGCGACGCGCTCGACGACCGCCTCGCGGGGCGCGCCGTCGCCGTCGTCGAGGTCGCCCATCGCCGCGACCGCCGCGGCTTCGAGGTCGACGTCGTCCGCCTCGGCGTCGGCGTCGGTCTCGGTCTCGACGTCGGCGGTCGCGGAGTCGGCCGCGTCGGCCTCGTCGCTTTCGGACCCGGCCGCGACCGCGTCGTCCGCGGCCGCGGCGGGGTCCTCGGCCTCCTCGCCGAGCTCCTCCGGGTCGGGCACGTCGATGTCGGCCTCGCCGGGCTCGTCGACCTCGGTCCCGGTCGCGAAGTCGGTGCCGAACTCGGACTCGATCTCCTCGCGCTCCTCGTCGTCGAGCTGGTACATGTCGTCGGCGTCCGCGTCCGGGTCGAGGTCCGGGGTCGCGTCCGCGTCGCCGTCGGATTCCGTCGTCGCGTCCGCTTCCCCGCCAGCGTCGAAGTCGCCAAGGCCGCCGTCGTCGGTCGTGGTACCGTCGTCAGTATCGGCGACGTCGTCGGTCGTCTCGGATGCGTCTCCCGCATCGCCGAGCGACTCTGACTCGTCGGCCGGAGTCGGTTCGGGCTCGACCGCGTCGTCCGTCTCGGGTTCGCTGGATTCGTCGATTTCCGACTCGGTCGATCCGGCGTCGGCACTCGACGCAGCGTCGGCACTCGATTCCGACTCCGCGGTCGGTTCGACATCGGTCTCTTCGGAGGGCGGTTCCGGCTCGTCGCCGGCGTTCTCGCCCGCGGCCTCGTCGCCCTCGACCGTCGCGACCGGCTCCGCGACCGTCACGTCGGTCTCGGGGAGCGGGCCGATCGCGGTCGCCTCGCCCTCGTCGGGGGCGATGTCGAGCGCGCGGACCTCGTCGCGGTCGCCCGCGATCAGCTCCAGCGCGTCGACCGCGAGCCGGCGGACCGCCTCGGCGTAGGCCGCGGTGGTGCCGTAGTGGTCGAGCGCCTTCGGGATCCCGGCCGCGAGCGGGGCCGGGGCGCCGCCCGCTTCCAGCGCCGCGCGGAGCTCCTCGCCGCGCAGGTCGGAGTCGAGCGCCTTCGCGAACACCGCGAGGCGGTCGAGCGTGGCCTCCGCGGCGGAGACGACCCACCGGTCGCGGGTGTCGGCGTCGACCTCGTTGAGGCTCTCCGGGCGGACGGAGGTGAACACGCGGTCGGAGTCCTCCGGCTCGAAGGTGCGGGCCTTGCCCGTGAGCGCGACGAACGCCGGCGGCTCGGCGCGTTCGAGGAACGTCTGCGCCTCCGGCTGGTACTGGCCGGCGTAGGTGACGAACGCGCCGGAGGGGTCGACGACGCGGCCGCGGCGCGTCTCGTCGTTGACGCGCTCGACCTCGGTGAGCACGCCGGCGGTGAACAGGCGGTTCACCCGCGCGCCGGTCGGCGTGACGACGTAGTTCGGGGCGCGCTCCTCGTCGCTCTCGGAGTAGGAGAGGGACGCGTCGTCGAACTCGGCCGCGAACACCCGGTAAGCGACCTCCCGCGCGCCCGGCCCGTCGTCGCTCATTCGCCCACCTCCGCGAGCGCGGCGCGGGCGTGGTCGGCCGGGTCGTCGTCCGCGAGCTCGAACTCGACCGCGTCGAGGGTGGCGCCGTAGTCGTCGACCGAGAGGTTCCCGCGGACGCGGTAGGCGCGCCCGACGAGCGTGTCGGCGATGTCGTCGGCGACGACCTCCTTGTCCATCGCGTCCTTCGCGGCGTCGAGGGCGTCGTCGAGGCCGCCGCCGTACACCTCGGCGGTGAGCTCGTCGTCGAGGACGACGGTGACGGTGTCCGTCCCGTCGTCGAGGATCGCCTTCACGCGGAGGTCGTCCTCGCCGTCGACGTCGCCGTGGCTCCGGCACTGGCCGTTCTGGACGACGCGGCCGCACTCCGGACAGCGCTCGATGAGCCCGGAGCCGTCGCGGACCTCCAAGACGTTGCCGACGACCTCGACGTCGAACATCCCGCCGGAGCCGACCGCGTCGGCGACCGAGAGGCGGGGGGCGTCCTCGGCGACCTCGACCGGGTCGGGGAGCGGGGTGACCGTCGAGAACTCGGTGAGGTTGATCGAGGGGACGCCGCGGAACTCCCGGACGTACACGTCCTCGATCCGGAGGTCGGCGCCGGCCTCGATCTCGGAGCGCGGCTGCCAGTCGGTGAAGGGGAGCTTCGCGGTCTCGTCGCCGACGACCCCCTCTAAGATGTCCGTCTCGCCGTCGCGGCCGGAGATGGTCTTCTCGTCGACCTCCAGCACCCGGACCTCCACGTTTCGCCCGCGGTCGCCGGCCGTGACGTCGACGAGGCTGCGGTCGCCGCCGACCTCGCGGTCGACCTCGACCGGCTCGTCGGCGATGGCGACGGTGGTGGAGTCGTTGAGGTTGAGCTCCGGCTCGCCCTCCCACTCGCGGACGCCGGCGTTGCCGATCGTCAGCGAGTCGCCCGGCTCGAAGCCGAAGTCCTGCCAGGCGGTGTAGGAGATGACGCCGGTCTCGTCGGCGACCTCCCCCTCGCGGATCGTGAGGTCGTCGCCCTGGTAGCGGATCGTGCGCGTCCCCTGCGTGAGCACGCGAACGGTGACCGTCACGCCGTCGTGGTCCGTCGTGATCTCGCCGACGTCGACGGCGTCGGGCGTGGGCGACGACCCGCCGCCACCGCCGCCGTGCTTCCGGCGGACGCTCTGTTTCGCCTCGTCGATCGGGACGCTGTACTCCAGTAGGTTCTCCAGGTCGGCTTTGACCTCCTCTTTGTCGACGCCGAGGTCGGAGGCGAGCTCCTCGGCATGGCTGTTGACGTCCATCGAAGCGAGGTTCGGCGCCGCCGCACAAAAGGATTCACCACCGCTCGGGCGACCCGCGCCGGGTCGGCGCTCCCCGGGGCGTCGCGGCCTCGACGGCCGGTGACCCCCGTCGCGTCGCCGGCACAGCTAAACCGCTCCCGGTCGCAGGAGTCCACATGGACGACACCGACATCAATGTCGACGCGCGGATCGCCGAGGACCGCACGGTCATCGACGTGACGGGCACGAGGGACGTCGCCGTCGTCGTGCGGTCGGACGACGGCGAGCGGATCTACCTCCCGCCCGAGGGGTTCGACGACCCGGTCGGGGGGTCGCCGTACACCTCGCCGTACCAGGGCGCCGGCGCCGGCGGCGAGGAGAGCCCGTACGGCGGGGCGACCGGCAGCACGCGCGGCGTGATGGAGACCGCGGACGGGTTCCGGGTCACGCACCCGCAGCCGGTGACCGAGTTCGACGTGTTCCGAGGCGGAGAGGACTGACGGAAGGCTTCGCGAAAGGGGGATTCGGACGGGTCAGGCGACGTCTTCGTACACGGCGAGCGTGTCCTCTGCGACGTCGCCCCACTCGCGGCGCTCGTACTGCGGCGGCTCCTCGCGGTCGAGCGCTTCGATGAGCCCGTCGACGATCGACTCGGAGTCCGTCTCGACCTCGACGAGGCAGCCGTCGGGGAGGACCTCGGCGACGCCGGAGCGGGTCGCGACGACCTGCGTCCCCGCCTCCAGCGCCTCGGTGATCGTGATCCCGAACGGCTCCGCGTAGGAGGGCGAGACGAACGCGTCGGAAGCGGCGTAGTAGTCGCCCAGCTCCGCCTCGGGGACGTAGCCGACGAACTCGACGCGGTCGTCGATGCCGAGCAGCTCCGCGAACCGCTTCAGCTGCTCGGTCTGGTGGCCCGACCCGCCGACGACGAGCGTCACGTCGCGGCCGCGGAGCTTCTTGGTCGCGTACAGGAGGTGGGAGATCCCCTTCTGGTCGGTGTGGCGGCCGACGAAGAACA of Halorubrum trapanicum contains these proteins:
- a CDS encoding Zn-ribbon domain-containing OB-fold protein, with the translated sequence MSDNEHDDATGSDGEESGGDEPTFEAAEYADGTVTYPPHTVSPNGAERVGTVDLREHEARVITWTTSTATPPGVREPNTLAIVEFEMGDEYDGPPVRALGQIAEREDDSGKSFDVDIGDRVEPVYADELREPGAGIREPESQDWDGFRFRPVE
- a CDS encoding putative phosphothreonine lyase domain-containg protein produces the protein MVTDRSPTEIDEEGWHWLRVKHVTGFPRQARDGYFPDHDVTRPAATSEADLPGVDPKRVASLPADPETVRDVDRLALETTYLSGKWLVERPAETVDEFWEAVVEDVEAGRFWDAEVTTRAGREAFGETDHAVLVFTPNYFGRADVERVRRRLREVHGATEEIRYRPDVYTLDGVHEERLGALAASDAARFRV
- a CDS encoding metallophosphoesterase translates to MARGEPTTVEPVVGEPAAVADLNDERALLVADVHAGIEVGLRYERGVELDSRADARRERLCGLVAETAADRLVVLGDLAHRIGAPDGDERAELETLIRAVTDRVPMTLVEGNHDAGVAAAFADDLDVIGAGGGVLGDTVAVCHGHTWPDPALLDADVVCMGHEHPQVRLEDAVGGSRVERAWLRGELDPAAFAEDGADGVGDASDTDPPELVVFPAFNERSGGTWVNVEGQSFLAPFLPAALPAGDAYLLDGTRLGDYRRI
- a CDS encoding Single-stranded DNA binding protein; amino-acid sequence: MDVNSHAEELASDLGVDKEEVKADLENLLEYSVPIDEAKQSVRRKHGGGGGGSSPTPDAVDVGEITTDHDGVTVTVRVLTQGTRTIRYQGDDLTIREGEVADETGVISYTAWQDFGFEPGDSLTIGNAGVREWEGEPELNLNDSTTVAIADEPVEVDREVGGDRSLVDVTAGDRGRNVEVRVLEVDEKTISGRDGETDILEGVVGDETAKLPFTDWQPRSEIEAGADLRIEDVYVREFRGVPSINLTEFSTVTPLPDPVEVAEDAPRLSVADAVGSGGMFDVEVVGNVLEVRDGSGLIERCPECGRVVQNGQCRSHGDVDGEDDLRVKAILDDGTDTVTVVLDDELTAEVYGGGLDDALDAAKDAMDKEVVADDIADTLVGRAYRVRGNLSVDDYGATLDAVEFELADDDPADHARAALAEVGE